A genome region from Bordetella genomosp. 10 includes the following:
- a CDS encoding sugar ABC transporter, translating into MRRRRRGRWLTVALVLLPVLLAGIYAVLVAAPRYGAETRFSVRSSMPQAAAPAGATGLTAAGNGSALAGGFVDGWAVNDFLKSRDCMRQLDRKIDLRGRLAYAGLDPLNRLARDADEDTLYRAYLDAVDPSYNMLEQINVVRVRALSSADAALISNALIEVAQSFVHSMDEKGVADALRVGKQAVDLAQRQDLDALAALAEWRHAHGDIDPAANAAMLLNLAGQIEAELNAARVSLDKIRAMGNPRHPMLRAAEMQVAALSQRLRDVRGRMSGQGDTEASALQSYETLKNAQAFTDANLATARQNYQQAFTDTLRLQRYLSVIANPVPEIRPGSPDIPILLLEALAAGLVLAFVVNLARGLSGSASHG; encoded by the coding sequence ATGCGCCGGCGGCGGCGGGGCCGCTGGCTGACCGTTGCCCTGGTCCTGCTGCCGGTGCTTCTGGCGGGCATCTATGCCGTCCTGGTGGCGGCGCCGCGCTATGGCGCGGAGACCCGTTTCTCGGTGCGCTCCAGCATGCCGCAGGCGGCCGCGCCGGCGGGCGCCACCGGCCTGACCGCCGCCGGCAACGGATCGGCCCTGGCCGGCGGTTTCGTGGACGGCTGGGCGGTCAACGATTTCCTCAAGTCGCGCGACTGCATGCGCCAACTGGACCGGAAGATCGACCTGCGCGGGCGCCTGGCGTATGCCGGCCTCGATCCGCTGAACCGCCTGGCGCGCGACGCCGACGAGGACACCCTGTATCGCGCCTACCTGGATGCTGTGGACCCCTCGTACAACATGCTCGAGCAGATCAACGTGGTGCGGGTGCGCGCGCTCTCGTCCGCCGACGCGGCCCTGATCTCGAACGCGCTGATCGAGGTGGCCCAGTCCTTCGTGCACAGCATGGACGAAAAGGGCGTGGCCGACGCGCTGCGCGTCGGCAAGCAGGCGGTGGACCTGGCGCAGCGGCAGGACCTGGACGCCCTGGCGGCCCTGGCCGAATGGCGCCACGCGCACGGCGACATCGATCCGGCCGCCAATGCCGCCATGCTGCTGAACCTGGCCGGCCAGATCGAGGCGGAGTTGAACGCCGCGCGGGTCAGCCTGGACAAGATCCGGGCGATGGGCAACCCGCGGCATCCGATGCTGCGGGCCGCCGAGATGCAGGTCGCCGCGCTGTCGCAACGCCTGCGGGACGTGCGCGGCCGCATGAGCGGACAGGGCGACACGGAGGCCAGCGCGCTGCAATCGTACGAGACGCTGAAGAACGCCCAGGCCTTCACCGACGCCAACCTGGCGACCGCGCGGCAGAACTACCAACAGGCCTTTACCGACACGCTGCGCCTGCAGCGCTACCTGAGCGTCATCGCCAATCCCGTGCCCGAGATCCGTCCCGGCAGCCCGGATATTCCCATCCTGCTCCTGGAAGCGCTGGCCGCCGGCCTGGTTCTCGCCTTCGTCGTCAACCTCGCGCGCGGGCTGTCGGGGAGCGCGAGCCATGGTTGA
- a CDS encoding tetratricopeptide repeat protein: MVETGTAAAPDAAIDAEPAGQEAPHQARARLLRAIEAINQGDQAEGIAMLTPDLVRAAQGRPDLRRHVVSPLIRDGALDAAIRVLRILACAYPALADDHRLLASLLGRLKCWDEAIGHIDLAAAVQPADAALHAARIRLRLMAGRAREAGDIARDTAGQALEAPAEAGIWLTALLRAGDAEAAARVARGMDPARYADARTAAAAVRALLAVDDAPTALAAGQAALAAGQDGAALRAQLAQACLAGPGAAERHAQALAHMEAGLRLAPDDVSLNALYGEALLRAGRYDAAADALAGVCERQPGLEHVRALYARALRHTGRHAEAAEQTLKLVHAVPGRLDWHRQAAAALTQAGRAAEADALFDAFIQRRAAALPASFRQGLDDLARRADGVRIPQARLDWAWGMRRGAGSADRAQWERAARWGNLVDHLMLDWLECRDDRADEAMALLDDLDAAESFLRPLLAEGRGIVVATAHVGPMYAGPMVLELLGVRARWLASTPSVARTGYAASLISTSDQTEVQVAKASFKALQQGYMVGLAVDGAPTPAAPRIPFEGQEITYSSFAARAAFRTGAPSFFYAPAWKDGRIALHMEMLPRPEPGEDVGRYATRWRHAYLAVLREYLGGPPENLRLSGGLWRHIR; encoded by the coding sequence ATGGTTGAAACCGGGACGGCCGCCGCGCCGGATGCCGCGATCGATGCGGAACCAGCCGGCCAGGAAGCGCCGCATCAGGCGCGCGCCCGGCTGCTGCGCGCCATCGAGGCCATCAACCAGGGCGACCAGGCGGAAGGGATCGCCATGCTGACGCCGGACCTGGTGCGCGCCGCGCAGGGCCGCCCGGACTTGCGGCGGCACGTCGTGAGCCCGCTCATCCGCGACGGCGCCCTGGACGCCGCGATACGGGTGCTGCGGATACTGGCTTGCGCCTACCCCGCCCTGGCCGACGACCACCGGCTCCTGGCCAGCCTGCTGGGCCGCCTGAAATGCTGGGACGAGGCCATCGGGCACATCGACCTCGCCGCCGCCGTCCAGCCCGCGGACGCCGCCCTGCACGCCGCCCGCATCCGGCTGCGCCTCATGGCCGGCCGCGCGCGGGAAGCGGGCGATATCGCGCGCGACACCGCCGGGCAGGCGCTGGAGGCGCCCGCCGAGGCCGGCATCTGGCTGACCGCGCTCCTGCGCGCCGGCGACGCCGAGGCCGCCGCGCGCGTAGCCAGGGGCATGGATCCCGCGCGCTATGCCGACGCGCGCACGGCCGCCGCCGCGGTGCGCGCCCTGCTGGCCGTCGACGACGCGCCCACGGCCCTCGCCGCCGGCCAGGCCGCGTTGGCGGCCGGACAGGACGGCGCCGCCCTGCGCGCCCAGCTCGCCCAGGCCTGCCTGGCGGGCCCGGGCGCCGCGGAACGCCACGCGCAGGCCCTGGCCCATATGGAGGCCGGCTTGCGGCTGGCGCCGGACGACGTGTCCCTGAACGCCTTGTACGGCGAGGCCTTGCTGCGCGCCGGCCGCTACGACGCGGCGGCCGACGCCTTGGCCGGCGTCTGCGAACGGCAGCCGGGCCTGGAGCACGTCCGCGCCCTGTACGCGAGAGCGCTGCGCCATACCGGCCGCCATGCCGAAGCGGCCGAGCAGACCCTGAAGCTGGTTCACGCCGTCCCCGGGCGGCTGGACTGGCATCGCCAGGCGGCGGCCGCCCTGACCCAGGCGGGCCGCGCCGCCGAGGCGGACGCCCTGTTCGACGCCTTCATCCAGCGCCGCGCCGCGGCCCTGCCCGCCAGCTTCCGGCAAGGCCTGGACGACCTGGCGCGGCGCGCGGACGGCGTGCGCATTCCCCAGGCGCGGCTGGACTGGGCCTGGGGAATGCGCCGCGGCGCCGGCTCCGCCGACCGGGCGCAATGGGAGCGTGCCGCGCGCTGGGGCAACCTGGTCGATCACCTGATGCTGGATTGGCTGGAATGCCGCGACGACCGGGCCGACGAAGCCATGGCCCTGCTGGACGACCTGGACGCCGCGGAGTCCTTCCTGCGGCCCTTGCTGGCCGAAGGCCGCGGCATCGTCGTGGCCACGGCCCACGTCGGCCCCATGTACGCGGGCCCCATGGTGCTGGAACTGCTGGGCGTCCGGGCGCGCTGGCTGGCCTCCACGCCGAGCGTGGCGCGCACCGGCTACGCCGCCTCGCTGATTTCCACCAGCGACCAAACGGAAGTCCAGGTCGCCAAGGCCAGCTTCAAGGCGCTCCAGCAAGGCTATATGGTGGGGTTGGCGGTGGACGGCGCGCCCACGCCGGCGGCGCCCCGCATCCCCTTCGAAGGCCAGGAGATCACCTATTCGTCCTTCGCCGCGCGCGCGGCCTTCCGCACCGGCGCGCCGTCCTTTTTCTACGCGCCCGCCTGGAAAGACGGCCGCATCGCCTTGCACATGGAGATGCTGCCCCGCCCCGAACCCGGCGAGGACGTCGGCCGCTATGCGACGCGCTGGCGCCATGCCTATCTCGCCGTCCTGCGCGAATACCTGGGCGGACCGCCGGAAAACCTCCGCCTGAGCGGCGGTTTATGGCGGCATATCCGCTGA
- a CDS encoding helix-turn-helix domain-containing protein — MKNFGKRVREARLRYGWTQKTLAGASGLAQSAIGNYESGQRTIPSGAALMKLAQALNVSAVWLSSGEGPMEIGAAAAKPAAPAPRAARRAATASPAEWPFQTVPYARFRQLSAADKMLLESLVYTFIRSRSGKE; from the coding sequence GTGAAGAATTTCGGTAAACGGGTGCGCGAGGCACGCCTGCGCTATGGCTGGACCCAGAAAACCCTGGCCGGCGCCAGCGGGCTGGCGCAAAGCGCCATCGGCAATTATGAAAGCGGGCAGCGGACCATACCTTCCGGCGCGGCGCTGATGAAGCTGGCCCAGGCCCTGAACGTTTCCGCCGTGTGGCTCAGCAGCGGCGAGGGTCCCATGGAAATCGGCGCGGCCGCCGCCAAGCCCGCCGCGCCCGCGCCCCGGGCCGCCAGGCGCGCTGCCACGGCCTCCCCGGCGGAATGGCCGTTCCAGACCGTGCCCTATGCACGGTTCCGCCAGCTTTCCGCCGCCGACAAGATGCTGCTGGAATCGCTGGTCTACACCTTCATCCGGTCTCGCAGCGGCAAGGAGTGA
- a CDS encoding metal-sensing transcriptional repressor, which yields MPHTPDEKKKALRRVRSIRGQAEALERALEAGAECALVLQQIAAIRGAANALMSEVLESHIREEFDDYSGKDPRHAQRVRDMTTLVRAYLR from the coding sequence ATGCCACATACCCCCGACGAGAAGAAGAAGGCGCTTCGCCGCGTGCGCAGCATCCGCGGCCAGGCGGAGGCGCTGGAACGCGCGCTGGAAGCCGGCGCCGAGTGCGCGCTCGTCCTGCAGCAGATCGCCGCCATCCGCGGCGCCGCCAACGCCTTGATGTCCGAGGTGCTGGAATCGCACATCCGCGAGGAGTTCGATGACTACTCCGGGAAGGATCCGCGGCATGCCCAGCGCGTGCGCGACATGACCACGCTGGTGCGCGCCTACCTGCGGTAG
- a CDS encoding S-(hydroxymethyl)glutathione dehydrogenase/class III alcohol dehydrogenase, translating into MKSRAAVAFEAGKPLQIVEIDVEPPRKGEVLVKITHTGVCHTDAFTLSGDDPEGLFPAVLGHEGAGVVVEVGPGVTSVKPGDHVIPLYTAECGECLFCKSGKTNLCVAVRATQGKGVMPDGTTRFSYNGQPVYHYMGCSTFSEYTVVAEVSLARINPQANPEHVCLLGCGVTTGLGAVKNTAKVQEGDSVAVFGLGGIGLAVIQGAKLAKAGRIIAIDTNPAKFELAKTFGATDCINPKDYDKPIQQVIVEMTGWGVDHSFECIGNVNVMRAALEAAHRGWGQSVIIGVAGAGQEISTRPFQLVTGRRWLGTAFGGVKGRSQLPGMVEDAMSGRIQLEPFVTHTMPLTGINEAFDLMHEGKSIRSVVHYQD; encoded by the coding sequence ATGAAATCCCGCGCCGCCGTTGCCTTCGAAGCCGGCAAACCCCTGCAGATCGTCGAGATCGACGTCGAACCGCCCCGCAAGGGCGAAGTCCTGGTGAAGATCACGCACACCGGCGTGTGCCATACCGATGCGTTCACCCTGTCCGGCGACGATCCCGAGGGACTGTTCCCCGCCGTGCTGGGCCATGAAGGCGCCGGCGTGGTCGTCGAGGTGGGCCCCGGCGTGACCAGCGTCAAGCCCGGCGACCACGTGATTCCGCTCTACACCGCCGAGTGCGGCGAGTGCCTGTTCTGCAAGAGCGGCAAGACCAACCTGTGCGTGGCGGTGCGCGCCACCCAGGGCAAGGGCGTGATGCCCGACGGCACCACGCGCTTCAGCTACAACGGCCAGCCGGTCTATCACTACATGGGCTGCTCGACCTTCAGCGAATACACCGTCGTCGCCGAGGTCTCGCTGGCCCGGATCAATCCGCAGGCCAATCCCGAACACGTCTGCCTGCTGGGCTGCGGCGTGACTACCGGCCTGGGCGCGGTGAAGAACACCGCCAAGGTGCAGGAAGGCGACAGCGTCGCGGTGTTCGGCCTGGGCGGCATCGGCCTGGCCGTCATCCAGGGCGCCAAGCTCGCCAAGGCGGGCCGCATCATCGCCATCGACACCAACCCCGCCAAATTCGAGCTGGCGAAAACCTTCGGCGCCACCGACTGCATCAATCCCAAGGACTACGACAAGCCCATCCAGCAGGTGATCGTCGAGATGACGGGCTGGGGCGTGGACCACAGCTTCGAGTGCATCGGCAACGTCAACGTCATGCGCGCGGCGCTGGAAGCGGCCCACCGCGGCTGGGGCCAGTCGGTGATCATCGGCGTGGCCGGCGCGGGCCAGGAAATCTCCACCCGCCCCTTCCAACTGGTCACCGGCCGCCGCTGGCTGGGCACGGCCTTCGGCGGCGTCAAGGGCCGCAGCCAGTTGCCCGGCATGGTCGAGGACGCCATGTCCGGCCGCATCCAGCTCGAACCCTTCGTCACGCACACCATGCCGCTGACGGGCATCAACGAGGCCTTCGACCTGATGCACGAAGGCAAGTCGATCCGCTCGGTCGTCCATTATCAGGACTAA